The following DNA comes from Erigeron canadensis isolate Cc75 chromosome 3, C_canadensis_v1, whole genome shotgun sequence.
ctaaaaataaatataaattaagtattcaaagttaaaaagtgtaaattattgatgaaaaataaaaaagtgtaaattaatgagactttttctacaaattaatataaatactaatataataatatatttggataataattattaggatttttaatttgtagtttatctaaatgatgacatcatcaaaagtcaatttgataaaattgagtgatgtgattggttaataagtcattagttcaactgtcttatagtatatattaagataagatagaAAGATACTTTGACCCACCAATAAATGAAGAATATGAAGGTGGTAATTTTATGTTGTGTCTTGTGATCATTGATGAAAAATATTATCGAGATTGAATGGTCATGATTGTCAATGATGGTCATGAAAATCAATAGATCATTTAGATTAGATAATTAAATAGTTAATTTTAATATCAATAGATCATTTAGATtagataattaattagttaattttgtAAGTAATCCACCCGTAGTTGTTGCCCATTAAATTTCTTGAGTAATGATGATCAATGTTTGACTCGCACGAGTCACAGCGGACATGTATATATCTTTGAGGCGGAACATATAAATCTGAATTAAATCCGTAGCTATCATGCTTTCAACACATTTGTTTTGGTTAAATTCATAGATTTTTCTACGACATTTTAAGAAAGTCAACATTTGACTATTGCGAGTCAAAGTTGACTTGTACATACTTGAGGaacatattatttattatatatgtagacTGCAGAGTCATGAACATTCACTTGTTGGTGTGTCCTAAATCTCAATATGGTTATGCAAAAATCGCGTtgcaatcatgctttaaatttGGTTGGCAGAAGTTCTTTTGTGGAGGTAGATTGATTTTTGGCCCAGATGCGGCCTCAATTCTATCATTTACATTTCTTATCGGAGCTCCTGCGATAACATTCTGCATAAAAGCATTACTCGGTGCCCAAAAAGATGGAAATTAATAATGTGTTGTTGTATGCGGTACTAGGAGTTGTAAGCCCACCTACATTTTTCTTCGCTCAATTATGCTTAGAAGTTTTACAATACGGGTGTTGGTTAACTGCTCAAAATAAGCCCGGATCAAAACACTTTCTAAGATTTAATTACAAGACCTTCGTTTCGATTATTCTGGTTTTGATAATAACTTAAGAGGCAACAATGGAGCCACAAACACAACAAACTGATAGGTTATTAAGTACCTCTTCACTCACGTGCACCCCAATCAGCTTTAATTAGTACTCGTAAGGACACACAGTTGATCACAGAATAATTGCTACTGATAGAATTGGGTGTTATAGTTACCATATCTAAGTTCTCACCTGAGAATATGGAAGAATAAATGAACCTGATGTACTAACTGAGATTCCAAGGTAATTAAAGCTTCGTCCTTGAGACAACTTTAAAAGAGCTTACTCGCCGGATCCATTTTTCAGCAACTGAAGCTGACTTCCTGCCCAGGATGCTTAAGCAAATAAAGATCGATCAAAACTTACTATTGGTGTGTGTTGTCGCGGTAATACCTTCGTAGAGTGCGTTGGATCCACTTGATGTAACTTGCTTGTTGTTGTTCACTCTGATACGTATCCCATGCATGGATAAAACCTGATGAGGGTGGGAATGGTGTAGCCATGACTTGGATAAGATGCAGGTGCGAGCAGCTTCTTGTAACAGCAACATTAATGATTGTATATGCTGGATGGATCAACTCCAGAGGGACTTCTAATTGTGGTTTTCTGCCTACTAGTCTTTTCCTCTTCACTTCCTTCATGATATCCGATCGTACGTGCACCTGAAGAAAAGCACCAAATTAATGCATGTtattttatacgagtatatattatgaaaatttTTGCTCAATTCAAGCTTaaacaaataatgaaataaaacaaatacCACATGATTTTGATCATTAGATTAAGATAAAATTGACGCATAAaaattcatataatatatatatatatatatatatgttagcaTGTTGTCGGCGCAATGCAGCGACGGTAATGTAGTGGTGGTGGATGACGACGGCGACatgtggtggtgacgacgagttGTGTAGGCTACTGAAGTAAATGTAAGTAATACAATgattagtatagttattttaagagttaagaGACTGgtgtgtaatttattttattaagggtattttaggtttATTAgtggaaataattaaattaatgaatgtagaagatgatgatttagaaaaaaaagggtaattttgTAATATTGCATGGTGTAACATTCAatatttccaaaaataaaaaactaatttttataagtaagtatagatatataggtATACACGGGAAAAAAAAACGATGCACAATGATAtttttagataataaaaaaCGAAATCCTATATAAGAaatttcgttaaggtgcattaaatagttgtacatttacaataaaatataaggGTGAGCGAAAAATTACAACTTCTTAATGCACGGTAAATGAGTCTCTAACTTATTAagcattttcttttattttaaaaaggaaattaaCTAGTATTCaaacaacattaaaataaaggaaataaaaaaaaaaacccacttTTTCATCATCTCCTCTCTTTATCCTGTTACAAAATCAACAATTACTAgtctaaattaaattaaaatgtaaagtagtactttattcttggaatatgttgATGCAATTTGGCCATATTTTTCACATGACAATAAATCCATCATTATCATAATCAGCACAATTCCACCAACCCACAAACAATTCATTCATTAAATCCAAACCATTTCCAAAAAGAAAGGAGGGTtctttgtaaataaaaaaatggcGGGAATGGTGAGGGTGTTTGTAATAGATACACTATTATCTTTCATGTGGGTTTGGGCAAGcgtttttgttaaattaaatgTTGATAATGTATTAGGTTTTTTAAGTTGTAATGATAATGGCCATGTTATTGTTTCTGAAATCATTAGGTGTTTTTTCTCTGTTGtgaatatgtttttgtttgCTTATTTGGTTAAGCTTACAAATGGGGGTGCTTTTAATCCAATTAATGTTTTTGTTTCTGCTGTTAATGGAACTTTTCTCACTTTTCTTTTCAATGTTGCAAGAATCCCATTTCAGGTTAGTtacattttttctcttttcttttttatatatgaaaaagtttcaatcttttatcttttatgtttgattttattGCTTTGTTGATGGAATATGAATTGGGGGTTGTAAATTAGGTCAATATGCATTGTTGTATACTTTATTGATTGCTTTTGTGTGATTTGGGATTTGTGAGCTCAATGATGCCAaaagtttgtatctttatccCGAATTGAAATAGGCTTGTTGTCGATCTGTCATTAGGTTTGTTTGTATGATATGCATAGATGTAGGCTGGTTTGTGTTTTACATTGTGAGCTCAAGGTGAGGTTTCCCTGGTTCAATCTACCCACGGAAGGCAGGTCTTTGACTCACATATACACTACCTAATAGGGGTATGCCATGAGCATAGACGAAGCCTTACCTCACCACCCCCGAGATGTTTACTTAGAGAGATTCGTACAGGAACCTCTTGTGAGGACATCAAGATGCCTAACCATTAGGCCGCCTTGATGGTGGTTACATTGTGAGCTCAATGATGTCAAAAGTTTGCATCTTTACTCAGATTTGGGATGGGCATGTGGTCATTGGGTTTATTTGTATGATATACTGCTGCAcatatttacattaatatttcaCACTGGGACTGGAACCCACCACCTTTTTGGTTGATTGCTAACCTTGAACACCGCTAGGAGAAACTTTTTTGATTAGAAACATATTATAACATCGGTTATAGGCTAAGGTGGTGTTTGGATGTGTGTTTCAGGTGATATTGCGACTTCAAATTGTAATGACCTGTTCATAGTTTTTGAGTAACCTTTTTCTTTGTACATGACTTAAGGAGTTGAGAGGTCAAGTAAATTAGAGAATATACCGAAAATACTTATCTACCCTGATTGTGCATACAACAATTCAATATTGCTGTTCTGCTGTATTTGCTTCCTTATATTAAAAAGCCTTGATGGATGTAGAAATTTTATGATGACTATGAAATAAACTCGAGTAGAAGATAGATGCCTAAAAACTCTCATTTGGGCCTTAGATTTCTATTACAACTGTAGAATTTTTAATTGATCTAAGTGGATGACAAGAAGGGGGTCATTTGTATTCTGAGGGTATGATAGCCGATACTTATAGACTCCAATATGGATTTTGTATCATCCTGTCATCTATTAGGGAGAACCGCAAAAGTAAGAACTTTAAGTTATCTTTACTTTTAGATGAAATGATATGTAGCCAAAGTCACTACGCATATTCTGTAGTTTACTCTATGGTTGAGTTCTATTCTGTTGTTATGTGTATGCTATTCTAACTAATCGTATTTCTGaattattatattctatttttatGTCTGGTTATCAGGTGTTTGGGTCAATCATTGGGGTGAGGTTCGTCCTTCAGACCTTCCCTGAAATATCTCGTGGGCCAGAGCTGGTCATCAACCTTCATCAAGGTGCACTAACAGAAGGATTATTGACATTCACACATGTGCTGATCACACTTGGTCTTGATAGAAACTTTCGTGGCAGTTTCTTCAGGAAGACCTGGATTAGTAGCATCTTAAAACTCTCTCTTCATATACTTGGATCAGATTTAACCGGTGGATGCATGAATCCTGCTGCTGTAAGTGTCCCCATCTACATTTCACTTTTACCTCCTTTTCTACTTTTGGTAATGTAAGTGTCTGAAAAAGCTTAGAATTATGGTAGGTTGACTTTTGCAAAAGAAATGTATATAAGAGATCACAAGTTCAGCATGTGTATATGGAAACAGGTCTATTGGGGTTGAGTTTTATAGGAAACAGGTCATTCAGTGTATCTTGAAATGTTTAGTTTTGAACAAGCTACAAGCCATGACCTTTTCGGGGTTATTCAAGGAATCTTTAAGTGCAGtagttttctttaaatttaCATATCGACAGTTACCGTATTTTTCATTGTACAATTAGGTAAATGGATGGGCGTATGCTCTTGGTGTTCATAAAACAAAGGAGCATATAATTGTTTATTGGCTTGCCCCCATAGAGGCGTCCCTGTTTGCAGTGTGGACGTTTAGGTTGCTTGTACGTCGTTCAAAACCAGTGAAACAAAAGAAGACGGACTGAAGCTGATTATTTCAAATGTTTGCATAAAGTATTCATTATACAATGAAGAGTTCACCTCAGAAGTTCGTTGTACATCATAGTCTCATAGATAGATATTCTTGTCTACCAATCTGTATTCCTTTTCTCTATATTGGAGATACTTGACCTTAGGCATAAAAGTATTGTTTTCTGTATGCAGATACAATGTATAGTGTggattcttttatttatttatttattttgattttgtcaAATGTGATGGGAATATATACATGTTTACTTTAATAAGGTGGAAAAAAAGAGAATAGCAAATGATGTAGAAGGTATTCTGAAATCTGAATCTTATGACTAGCCAAAAGTTTCTGGTTGATGGGTCGCTTGACATACCACTAGAACAAGGGCATCTACGTCCTTTATAGAAATTGCGATGAATAGACTCGTAACAACAGGCATTCAGTTGTGACCtaaatttaagtaaatataaactCATGTCCCTAATGAACTAAAAAATTGCTTTGCCCTGAGAAAGATTTATAACTTCAGGATAGAGCATTCAACTCATTGGTCACTAACACTCTTTTGTCCTTCAAGCCTTCAACAATGCTGATTCAAAGGTAGAGAACTCAGTCACTTGATATCTGCCAATACATGGGCATCCAAACCAAATAGGATCAAAATATCATAACcagtaataaaaaataataacacaGCAAAATGCACATAAATATACACCGGTTGCTACAATCTGCAGTACATACAACGTTCATATTTGTTTCTCTTCAATTTATTGAAAACTTTCAATTTGAAAGACATCCTAAAAAGGGAACTCTATATTTTGGATTCAGAGACATAATACAAACAAGAACATACAACACAAACATATCAGGTACTCTTGATGGCTTTAAAAAAAGGCGTCCAGTTATTTGTCTTGCAATGAGTACCATCGACTGAATAACTATAAAAATCTCCATTGCAGATAACATAACAATTGATCGAGCTTTTATCTTTGTTCTCCATGAATATGTATTACACTTCTATCTACGCTCTGTAGCATGATGACAACTCCACATGATCAGAAAACAaatagagagaaaaaagaaagaatgtaAGATGTTATATTCCCTTAAAAAATCATACTGGAATCTGAAACTGGTAAAATGTCTTCCCATTCTCTCAATCTCTTTTGGTGGAACAAACGTGCAAATAACATGTCccatattaaaatgtaaaaactcACACTTCAAAGAATCAGTGAAGGTGTTTTTATTGACAGCCACTTTAGCAGAAccgactttgttattccttctCCTTGACTGATTTTGTCTTCTGTACAGATTCCATTGCTTCTTCAAAT
Coding sequences within:
- the LOC122593562 gene encoding probable aquaporin SIP2-1, which produces MAGMVRVFVIDTLLSFMWVWASVFVKLNVDNVLGFLSCNDNGHVIVSEIIRCFFSVVNMFLFAYLVKLTNGGAFNPINVFVSAVNGTFLTFLFNVARIPFQVFGSIIGVRFVLQTFPEISRGPELVINLHQGALTEGLLTFTHVLITLGLDRNFRGSFFRKTWISSILKLSLHILGSDLTGGCMNPAAVNGWAYALGVHKTKEHIIVYWLAPIEASLFAVWTFRLLVRRSKPVKQKKTD